Proteins encoded together in one Streptomyces sp. B1I3 window:
- the secG gene encoding preprotein translocase subunit SecG, producing MILAFEIALIVFSLLLMLLVLMHKGKGGGLSDMFGGGMQSSVGGSSVAERNLDRITVVVGLGWFACIVVLGLLIKLDS from the coding sequence GTGATTTTGGCGTTCGAGATCGCCCTGATCGTCTTCAGCCTGCTGCTGATGCTGCTGGTGCTGATGCACAAGGGAAAGGGCGGCGGCCTCTCCGACATGTTCGGTGGCGGAATGCAGTCCTCCGTGGGCGGCTCCTCGGTCGCCGAGCGCAACCTCGACCGCATCACCGTCGTGGTCGGCCTGGGCTGGTTCGCGTGCATTGTTGTCCTTGGTCTGCTCATCAAGCTGGACAGCTGA
- a CDS encoding RNA polymerase-binding protein RbpA: MASGNAIRGSRVGAGPMGEAERGESAPRLRISFWCSNGHETQPSFAHDAQVPETWDCPRCGFPAGQDQDNPPDPPRTEPYKTHLAYVRERRSDADGEAILAEALAKLRGEI; the protein is encoded by the coding sequence GTGGCAAGTGGCAACGCGATCCGGGGAAGCCGGGTCGGAGCGGGGCCGATGGGGGAGGCCGAGCGGGGCGAGTCCGCGCCGCGCCTCCGCATCTCCTTCTGGTGCTCGAACGGGCACGAGACGCAGCCGAGCTTCGCCCATGACGCGCAGGTACCGGAGACCTGGGACTGCCCGCGCTGCGGCTTCCCGGCCGGGCAGGACCAGGACAACCCGCCGGACCCGCCCCGCACCGAGCCGTACAAGACGCACCTCGCGTACGTACGGGAACGGCGCAGCGACGCGGACGGCGAGGCGATCCTCGCCGAGGCCCTCGCGAAACTCCGAGGCGAGATCTGA